The following proteins come from a genomic window of Triticum aestivum cultivar Chinese Spring chromosome 6A, IWGSC CS RefSeq v2.1, whole genome shotgun sequence:
- the LOC123130552 gene encoding E3 ubiquitin-protein ligase PUB23-like codes for METSGGGTAQHHFVCPISLQPMQDPVTAPTGISYDRRAIERWLANGHATCPVTGRQLSLTDLTPNHTLRRLILSWHPASKVAPDVAPTLEPDDPEVVVLVAKVMSPTSCPTADVLCEAAASAAVSITARRCMVRAGVQWRVLRLFSSCGKTSSRAVMPTVQACLALLDALDVSADELRPLLSGNHDLVDALTHVLVMLENGTYSGGGGNTTRDSAVRLLDSVIESADVVLLERLRPELFRAVTAVVRDRTVSPGATRAALRALLNACPSGDGKNRVLIAEAGAAHEAIELELSSWPSSPSAGKSRRVTELVMALLARLCSCAEGRAAVVAHPAGIALVAKRALRVSAATDTSAVRVLAAVCGRAASPEVVREMARVGAVGKLCCVLQADCDRDVKETAKAVLRMHSGVWCGSPCVSAYLLSRYL; via the coding sequence ATGGAGACGTCGGGTGGCGGCACAGCGCAGCACCACTTCGTGTGCCCCATCTCACTGCAGCCCATGCAGGACCCGGTCACGGCGCCCACCGGCATCTCCTACGACCGACGCGCCATCGAGCGGTGGCTCGCCAACGGCCACGCCACCTGCCCCGTCACCGGCCGGCAGCTCTCCCTCACCGACCTCACCCCAAACCACACCCTCCGCCGCCTCATACTCTCCTGGCATCCCGCGTCGAAGGTGGCACCTGACGTGGCGCCGACGTTGGAGCCCGATGATCCGGAGGTCGTTGTGCTCGTCGCGAAGGTGATGTCCCCGACTTCTTGCCCAACGGCCGATGTTCTCTGCGAAGCGGCGGCGTCTGCCGCTGTGAGCATCACGGCGCGGCGGTGCATGGTGCGCGCCGGCGTTCAGTGGCGCGTGCTCCGTCTGTTCTCGTCGTGCGGTAAGACGAGCTCGCGCGCTGTGATGCCCACCGTTCAAGCGTGCCTGGCTCTCCTTGACGCGCTCGACGTCTCCGCCGACGAGCTCCGGCCTCTCCTTTCCGGCAACCACGACCTCGTCGACGCGCTGACGCACGTGCTGGTGATGCTCGAGAATGGAAcctactccggcggcggcgggaacaCGACCAGAGACAGCGCGGTGCGGCTCCTAGACTCCGTGATCGAGTCGGCTGACGTCGTGCTGCTCGAGCGGCTGCGTCCGGAGCTCTTCCGCGCCGTCACGGCGGTAGTGCGCGACCGTACCGTATCCCCTGGCGCGACGCGCGCGGCGCTGCGTGCCCTCCTCAACGCGTGCCCCAGCGGCGACGGCAAGAACCGCGTCCTCATCGCCGAGGCCGGGGCGGCGCACGAGGCCATCGAGCTGGAGCTGTCCTCCTGGCCCTCGTCCCCGAGCGCCGGCAAGAGCAGGCGCGTCACGGAACTTGTCATGGCGCTGCTGGCCCGGCTGTGCTCATGCGCGGAGGGGCGGGCGGCTGTGGTGGCGCACCCCGCGGGGATCGCACTGGTGGCAAAGCGCGCGCTGCGCGTGTCCGCGGCGACCGACACGTCCGCTGTGCGGGTGCTGGCGGCGGTCTGCGGCAGGGCGGCGTCGCCGGAGGTGGTGCGGGAGATGGCCCGCGTGGGCGCAGTAGGGAAGCTCTGCTGCGTGCTGCAGGCGGACTGCGACCGAGACGTGAAGGAGACGGCGAAGGCCGTGCTGAGGATGCACTCCGGCGTGTGGTGCGGGTCGCCCTGCGTCAGCGCCTACCTGCTCTCTAGGTACCTCTAG